GGAAGTTCAAAAATAATTACTTTAATTATAACTTCAGCTGTATCAATTACTGCTTTTTTAATATATGAAATTAAATCTAAAAATCCAATGATAGAATTTAAGCTATTTAAAACAAAAAGCTTTACTTCTTCCATAATAATAATTGGAATAATATTCTTTGCATATATGCCTATATCTTATTTAATGAATTTCTATCTAGAAAACCAATTAGGATACACAGTATTAAAATCCGGATTGATGTTAGGTATAGTAAGTGGTGTTTCCTTTATTATGTCACCAATTTTCTCTATAATCTATAAAAGATATGGTTCTAGAATTATTTCTCTATTAGCTATAATTTTTGTATCTATTGGTGACCTTATGTTTGTATTTATGAATACTTCAAACAATGTAAAAATAATTTATATTGCTTTCATCATAGTAGGACTTGGAATTGGTGCAACTTCCCCATTATATCAAAGCGCTTTTGAGGAAATTTCAAAAGATAAGAACGGTATTGCTTCAGGAATACTAAATAGTTTTAGACAATTGACTGCTTGTTTAGCTATAGCTTTAGTTTCAACTTTGAGCAGTGCCTACACTACTCAAGCTATTGATAATTCAAAAAACAGAATAATTGATATAGTAAATAACAATTTAGTCCTTGAAGATCAAGTTAAATCAACAATATGTGATAAAATTAAAATTTCAGACACTAGCAAAAGTACTACCTTTTCAAGACAAATGGCTGATAAATTAATTACAGACAAGAAAAAAGTAGTATTAGCCTCAGTTCCTGATAATATGAAAGCAACTGTTGAAGAAAACTTTAAAGTTCAAACAAAAGAAATATATACTATCCTAGATCAAGCAAATGAAATAAAAAATGATGAAAGTATTAAGGTTTACAATAAGTGCTTCTTAATAACAGCAATCATTGCACTATTAGGGATAATCGCAGTACCTTTTAATAAAAAAAATGAACGGGAATTAAATAAAGCTAAAACTGAATTAGCAATATAAATTGTTAGTACAACGTCATAAATTCTTAATCTAAAAAATTCCCCAAATTAACTTTGGGGAATTTTTTAGATTAGAAATTTTTCTATTTGGTTTATATTGAAATTAAGCTATATCATCGCTACATTTTGATTCCTAGACCTTATGTTTATTTTAATTTGTCCATTATATCTTGAATTTTTGTATCATTTGATTAAGTTTCTGAGAAAGCTCTGCTTGAACTTGTGAAGCTTTTGCCACCTCATTAATAGCACAAGTGATTTCCTCAACACTTCCTAGTATTTCCTCAGATCCTGTTGCAGATTCCTGTGCGACTGCCGACACATTTTCAATTGCACTACTTACTTGAATTATTACCTCATCAATTTGCTTAGATGAAGCTGCAAAGTTATTTACTACATTTGTCATAAACTCAGCATCTTTTTCATATTGAAGACCTGTATTCATTAAGAATTCGTAATTAGGTTTTACATTATTAGATATAAACTCAAGAACATCTTGTCCACTTTTAGAAAGATTGTCAACTGAATTTTGAATTTTCGAAACCATATTTCTGATATTCTCCACAGCTTGAGACGACTGCTCAGCTAGCTGTCTAACTTCATCAGCGACTACAGCAAAGCCTTTTCCTTGTTCACCAGCTCTGGCAGCTTCAATAGCAGCATTTAAAGCAAGTAAATTAGTTTGTTCTGATATCTCTGCAATAGAATCTGCCATTATTTTAACTTGCTCAACAACTCTTGCTTCCTCAATAGCTCTTTCAATATTAGAACAATTTTCTTCGTAAATTAAATTACCTTCTTCTATGTTTTTGGATGC
The window above is part of the Clostridium saccharoperbutylacetonicum N1-4(HMT) genome. Proteins encoded here:
- a CDS encoding MFS transporter, which produces MNKKQKILAFISLVIACFLTVLDSTIVNVSLPSMADYFKTDISGISWVSTAYLIPFSALLINFSKIADIYGRKKLFLIGLLIFGTSSMLCGLATSLSMIIIFRILQGIGAAILAPLSIPLAIELFGKDAMSKLAIIIGMTISLAAASGPVVGGILNEVFGFKAIFYVNIPFIIISIVFGTQHLRECYDKTIERKIDFIGSLLLAYGIGALTFLLVKGSSYGWGSSKIITLIITSAVSITAFLIYEIKSKNPMIEFKLFKTKSFTSSIIIIGIIFFAYMPISYLMNFYLENQLGYTVLKSGLMLGIVSGVSFIMSPIFSIIYKRYGSRIISLLAIIFVSIGDLMFVFMNTSNNVKIIYIAFIIVGLGIGATSPLYQSAFEEISKDKNGIASGILNSFRQLTACLAIALVSTLSSAYTTQAIDNSKNRIIDIVNNNLVLEDQVKSTICDKIKISDTSKSTTFSRQMADKLITDKKKVVLASVPDNMKATVEENFKVQTKEIYTILDQANEIKNDESIKVYNKCFLITAIIALLGIIAVPFNKKNERELNKAKTELAI